The Zygotorulaspora mrakii chromosome 3, complete sequence genome includes a region encoding these proteins:
- the NUP116 gene encoding FG-nucleoporin NUP116 (similar to Saccharomyces cerevisiae NUP100 (YKL068W) and NUP116 (YMR047C); ancestral locus Anc_2.610) — protein sequence MFGTNRPTFGGAAQPFGSTASPFGSQQQQPQQPQGTTFGMNNAQSGFGGFGAGSNAAATGNQGSNLFGMSTNNNNTSSSTTPFGKAVTGGVSASNANSGNTASLFGAGGMGTNLNSSSSSGTAVAPFSAYQEKDATTGVTNVFESITCMPEYRNFSFEELRFQDYQAGRIRANTGNVTGTVSPFGTQNSNTNTGFGMIGNNSSNQPQSAGSGGLFGQRAATSAQNSPFGSLSSNNTNTSSFGGGAAGGAFGSANNTATNAFGSTANNNNSPFGMNKPATNATGGTGLFGNNNQRTASGGLFGQPNAAGNTGGFGAANNAFGGAANTNTNTGLFGQSNQQTGGAGLFGNQQSGTFGQNNTNQPSNTGGLFGQQQNNAGLFGQQNNQTSGGLFGNKPANGGLFGQSGSAFGQNNGTTNTQNGGLFGQSNNQQAAGNSGGLFGQNNTQQTGGGLFGQSNTQNQTGGGLFGQNNTQQSGGGGLFGQNNANQQSGGLFGQNSNTFGQSQQPNAQPNTTSTGLFGNKPATGGLFGQNSNGFGQNSTDTGNGLFGQNSNQQNSGGLFGQTQQPQTGGLFGQNNQQQTGGLFGQSNNNQQTGGLFGAKPATTTSTGLFGNSQPAPQSGGLFGQNNSALGQQQQQQQPQGSSLFGQTNQQPGGLFGSKPAANTGGGLFGNNNTTNASQSGLGQPSGGLFGQKLSNGAGATGGGLFGANTANNNSVQTGGGLFGSGNANNATNTAGGGLFGAKPVANTGVAGGGLFGSNNNNQSTSTGVSGGLFGSKPAGSTGTGLGGGLFGSSANSSNNNSGGLFGNRSQPNMPQSGLQSSFSQQQQSQPQQQTQLLGANVYGTNELFSRVAVPNSITQSEKPSATEIGADLKRKASLTAAYRLAPKPLFKTKNLSDNFTGRFDSVGASQSRSSSSSSSTDSIGKEIVPVESSNTLFSPDTDDAILSADKLLFNPDKKSFKNLIINKKKMEESVSQAGHSSEIKRITFNPGNESTDSIPKTTESQKDSSIFTQIDESPIAAKDTKGINININGLSASPSTKSSSELAEKSLESSNRPRGIYGDDISFTDDGYYISPSLDTLASKTLPQLRRVSGLVVGHKDYGKIEFLEPVDLSNIPLPLLCGSIIVFEPKSCIVYPNSSQSPKEGQGINVRARISCYKCYPADKVTRAPIKDANHQLVKRHIAKLKKLPHAKFESYDPVSGCWTFVVDHPVSG from the coding sequence ATGTTTGGTACGAATCGACCAACCTTTGGCGGCGCAGCGCAACCGTTTGGTTCAACGGCATCTCCATTCGGGTcgcaacaacaacagccACAACAGCCGCAGGGGACGACGTTTGGTATGAATAACGCTCAATCTGGATTCGGTGGATTCGGTGCAGGTTCCAATGCGGCGGCAACTGGAAATCAGGGCAGTAATCTTTTTGGTATGTCTaccaataataataataccTCGTCTTCGACGACTCCATTCGGTAAGGCAGTGACTGGCGGTGTTTCTGCTAGTAATGCGAATAGTGGTAACACGGCATCTTTATTTGGTGCTGGTGGGATGGGTACTAACTTGaattcatcatcttcatcaggTACAGCAGTGGCACCTTTTTCTGCgtatcaagaaaaagatgcaACAACTGGTGTTACAAACgtttttgaaagcatcaCTTGTATGCCTGAATATCGGAATTTTTCGTTTGAAGAATTAAGATTTCAAGATTATCAAGCTGGACGTATAAGAGCAAATACTGGTAATGTCACAGGAACTGTCTCTCCATTTGGCACACAAAACTCCAATACTAACACCGGATTCGGTATGATAGGGAATAACTCTTCAAATCAACCTCAATCTGCGGGTAGTGGTGGCCTTTTTGGTCAAAGGGCGGCGACTTCTGCTCAAAATTCACCCTTTGGTTCTCTTTCATCGAACAATACAAACACGAGTTCTTTTGGTGGCGGAGCCGCCGGTGGGGCATTTGGTTCTGCAAATAACACTGCTACTAATGCATTCGGCAGTACTGCAAATAATAACAATTCTCCATTTGGAATGAACAAGCCAGCCACAAATGCAACTGGTGGGACAGGATTATTTGGTAACAACAATCAAAGAACAGCATCTGGTGGTTTGTTTGGACAACCAAACGCAGCAGGTAATACAGGAGGTTTTGGGGCAGCCAATAATGCTTTTGGTGGCGCCGCAAATACTAATACTAATACTGGCTTATTTGGGCAAAGTAATCAGCAAACTGGAGGCGCAGGATTATTTGGTAATCAGCAATCAGGCACCTTCGGTCAAAATAATACAAATCAACCATCAAACACTGGTGGGTTATTTGGACAACAGCAAAACAATGCAGGTCTCTTTGGACAGCAGAATAATCAAACTTCTGGTGGATTATTCGGTAATAAACCAGCAAATGGTGGTCTTTTCGGTCAAAGCGGCAGTGCTTTTGGTCAGAATAATGGCACTACTAATACACAAAATGGCGGACTATTTGGACAAAGCAACAATCAACAAGCAGCAGGGAACTCAGGAGGATTATTTGGACAAAATAATACTCAACAAACTGGTGGTGGATTATTTGGCCAAAGCAATACTCAAAATCAAACTGGCGGTGGTCTATTTGGGCAAAATAATACTCAGCAAAGTGGAGGAGGAGGTCTTTTTGGACAAAATAATGCCAATCAACAATCTGGTGGTCTGTTCGGCCAGAACAGTAACACTTTTGGTCAGTCGCAACAACCAAATGCACAACCAAATACTACATCCACTGGTTTATTTGGGAACAAACCTGCTACAGGTGGGTTGTTTGGTCAAAACAGCAATGGGTTTGGCCAAAACAGCACTGATACAGGTAATGGCTTGTTCGggcaaaattcaaatcaacaaaatagCGGAGGTCTCTTTGGGCAAACACAGCAACCGCAAACAGGCGGATTGTTTGGTCAAAATAATCAGCAGCAAACTGGTGGCTTGTTTGGTCAGAGTAACAATAATCAACAAACTGGTGGTTTATTTGGTGCAAAACCTGCTACTACGACAAGTACTGGTTTGTTCGGAAATTCGCAACCAGCTCCGCAATCTGGCGGCCTTTTTGGTCAAAACAATAGCGCGCTCGgacagcaacaacaacagcaacaaccaCAAGGGAGCTCCTTATTTGGTCAGACTAATCAGCAACCAGGAGGATTATTCGGTTCCAAACCTGCAGCAAATACTGGAGGTGGACTTTTTGGCAATAATAATACGACAAACGCTAGCCAATCTGGTTTAGGCCAACCTTCTGGTGGATTATTTGGACAAAAACTATCAAATGGTGCCGGTGCTACAGGAGGTGGATTATTTGGTGCCAATACTGCAAATAACAATTCAGTACAAACCGGTGGAGGGCTATTTGGAAGTGGCAATGCTAACAATGCTACCAATACTGCAGGTGGTGGTCTGTTCGGAGCTAAGCCGGTTGCTAATACAGGAGTTGCGGGAGGTGGATTGTTTGGTagcaataataataacCAAAGCACCTCTACTGGTGTTTCTGGTGGATTGTTTGGTTCAAAGCCTGCTGGATCTACTGGAACTGGACTTGGTGGCGGATTATTCGGAAGCTCTGCAAATAGTTCCAATAACAACAGCGGCGGACTCTTTGGAAACAGATCTCAACCCAATATGCCACAATCGGGGTTGCAATCTAGCTTTtcacagcagcaacaatcACAGCCACAACAGCAGACGCAACTTTTGGGGGCAAATGTGTATGGAACTAATGAACTTTTCTCTAGAGTGGCTGTCCCTAATTCAATCACTCAGTCTGAGAAGCCAAGCGCTACTGAAATCGGTGcagatttgaaaaggaagGCTAGTCTTACAGCAGCTTACAGATTGGCACCCAAACcattattcaaaacaaaaaatctATCGGACAATTTTACTGGAAGATTTGACAGTGTTGGCGCTAGCCAGTCTCGTagctcttcatcatcctcGAGTACAGACTCAATTGGCAAAGAAATTGTTCCTGTTGAGAGCAGTAACACTTTATTTTCTCCCGATACTGACGATGCTATTTTGTCTGCTGATAAATTGCTGTTTAATCCAGACAAAAAGTCGTTCAAAAATCTCATAATTaataagaagaagatgGAAGAAAGTGTAAGCCAAGCGGGCCATTCTTCAGAGATAAAAAGGATCACTTTCAATCCCGGAAACGAGTCAACGGACAGCATACCAAAAACAACAGAATCCCAGAAAGACTCTTCGATCTTTACTCAAATCGACGAAAGCCCAATAGCTGCTAAGGATACAAAAGGCATAAATATCAACATCAATGGATTATCAGCTTCTCCATCCACCAAATCATCCTCAGAACTagctgaaaaatctttagaATCTTCAAATAGACCGCGTGGAATATATGGGGATGATATATCATTTACTGATGATGGATATTACATCTCGCCATCTTTGGACACGTTAGCGTCAAAAACCTTACCACAATTGCGTAGAGTGTCGGGTTTGGTTGTGGGTCATAAAGATTATGGTaagattgaatttttggagcCTGTGGATTTATCGAATATTCCTCTACCCCTACTTTGTGGTTCCATTATTGTTTTCGAACCAAAGTCGTGTATCGTGTATCCAAATTCATCTCAAAGTCCAAAGGAAGGGCAAGGCATTAATGTCCGTGCAAGAATAAGCTGTTATAAATGCTACCCAGCTGACAAAGTCACCAGAGCACCTATTAAAGATGCCAATCATCAGCTTGTCAAGAGACACATAGCTaaactgaagaaattgccTCATGCTAAATTCGAAAGTTATGATCCAGTTTCTGGTTGTTGGACATTTGTTGTTGACCACCCAGTTAGTGGTTaa
- the ARG80 gene encoding Arg80p (similar to Saccharomyces cerevisiae ARG80 (YMR042W); ancestral locus Anc_2.607), with protein MAELGKYNVEDRAQEEPHEDVSNEGGQEESEEAKNENAGVRSGSATPVERPWDKDKERERDRPKMPVKYIENKTRRHVTFAKRRLGIMKKAYELSVLTGANVLLLILSRTGLVYTFTTPKLEPIVRDLEGKTLIRACLSGTSTEPTPTASMSAASTPNQQVGAST; from the coding sequence ATGGCAGAGTTGGGAAAGTACAACGTGGAAGACCGCGCTCAAGAAGAGCCACACGAGGATGTGTCCAATGAGGGTGGCCAGGAGGAAAGTGAAGAGGCCAAAAACGAGAATGCGGGCGTGAGAAGTGGTAGTGCCACGCCGGTCGAGCGACCATGGGACAAAGACAAGGAAAGGGAAAGAGACAGGCCTAAAATGCCCGTCAAGTACATCGAGAACAAGACGCGGAGGCACGTCACGTTCGCCAAGCGAAGACTGGGGATCATGAAGAAGGCCTACGAGCTCTCCGTTCTCACGGGCGCGAACGTTCTTCTGCTGATCCTCTCGCGCACGGGACTGGTCTACACGTTCACGACACCGAAGCTGGAACCCATAGTGCGGGACCTCGAGGGCAAGACCCTCATCCGGGCGTGCCTCAGCGGTACTTCAACGGAGCCCACGCCGACCGCAAGCATGTCCGCGGCATCCACGCCGAACCAGCAAGTTGGGGCCAGCACGTAA
- the IOC4 gene encoding Ioc4p (similar to Saccharomyces cerevisiae IOC4 (YMR044W); ancestral locus Anc_2.609) — protein sequence MAHIYQPTDIVLAKVKGYPAWPALIVPNELIPEHVMRNRSRNQSSQTKNISKDETVDDQVNDVASDDEDVSKYIVYSDILKFRKFDDIKSQYCVKFFCDDSYIWVRNNDVQLLTEEDCDKWLNSSKKKNKKLIPAYEMARKGSQGVDVWEFIEYGSAGKPDDEEYVEELEENNSLGDEENEDAEDNQKVEFRSKRTSKRQAQKLKKETQARAEKNVRNTRSRQVQELEQFDEDPFEDGSLQEPESKRARSNAGNRSKGKKNATAKVDHIVEKYHYENDEDWTIVGLGPQELSIQKNASSFVNKLSQKKNYSVHVETKLDLMDRLVGVNKLMENVILTDEKQGDKVSREDVEMILDELDLALDIKGAHDEYITVLQSNVSLLTNFRLLLNLRHNQLKEWDLWTQFQAAYKLIYLFEFVPDSTEWTKRPTETLADMSESFVSETVEI from the coding sequence ATGGCGCACATATATCAGCCAACTGATATTGTACTGGCCAAGGTGAAGGGATATCCGGCATGGCCTGCATTAATTGTGCCAAATGAACTTATCCCTGAACATGTAATGCGAAATAGATCAAGAAATCAGAGTTCGCAGACGaaaaatatctcaaaaGACGAGACTGTTGATGATCAAGTTAATGACGTGGCGTCTGACGATGAGGAcgtttcaaaatatatcgtctattctgatattttgaagttccGTAAATTCGATGATATAAAATCTCAGTACTGTGTGAAATTCTTTTGTGATGACTCTTATATATGGGTGAGGAATAACGATGTACAACTGCTTACAGAGGAAGACTGTGACAAGTGGTTGAATagttcaaagaagaaaaataagaagCTTATACCGGCTTACGAAATGGCAAGAAAGGGCTCCCAAGGTGTTGATGTTTGGGAGTTCATCGAATACGGTTCTGCGGGGAAAccagatgatgaagaatacGTTGAGGAACTTGAGGAGAATAATAGCTTAGGAGATGAAGAGAATGAGGATGCCGAAGACAACCAAAAGGTAGAATTTAGATCAAAGAGGACTTCCAAAAGGCAGgcacaaaaattgaaaaaggaaactCAAGCCAGGGccgaaaaaaatgtcagGAATACAAGATCAAGACAAGTTCAAGAGTTAGAGCAGTTTGATGAAGATCCTTTCGAGGATGGAAGCTTACAAGAGCCCGAATCAAAGAGAGCTCGCTCAAATGCGGGGAATAGGTCTAAgggaaagaaaaatgccACTGCAAAAGTAGATCACATTGTGGAAAAATATCACTACgaaaatgatgaggatTGGACAATTGTTGGTTTAGGACCTCAAGAGTTGTcgattcaaaaaaatgcaagtTCATTTGTGAACAAGCTTTCtcagaagaaaaactaCAGCGTTCATGTAGAGACGAAATTGGATCTCATGGATAGATTAGTGGGAGTTAATAAGCTTATGGAGAATGTAATTCTAACAGATGAAAAGCAGGGTGATAAAGTTTCGAGGGAAGATGTTGAAATGATTCTGGACGAATTGGACCTGGCACTTGATATCAAAGGTGCGCATGATGAATATATTACCGTTTTGCAATCTAATGTTTCACTGCTTACAAATTTCAGACTATTACTTAATCTTCGACATAATCAGTTAAAAGAATGGGATCTTTGGACTCAGTTTCAAGCTGCATATAAATTGATTTACCTGTTTGAATTCGTTCCAGATTCTACCGAATGGACGAAGCGCCCAACTGAAACCCTAGCAGACATGAGCGAATCATTCGTAAGtgaaactgttgaaatataa
- the MCM1 gene encoding transcription factor MCM1 (similar to Saccharomyces cerevisiae MCM1 (YMR043W); ancestral locus Anc_2.608), giving the protein MSDIDDVEDSGSRTSQSKERRKIEIKFIENKTRRHVTFSKRKQGIMKKAFELSVLTGTQVLLLVVSETGLVYTFSTPKFEPIVTQQEGRNLIQACLNAPDEDEEEEEDDENREHAGEEDEASISSAVNVNNPQGLQHQQQQQQQQQQQQQQQQQQHPQQQHPQQHPQQQQLPQQQQVMNNSLKPEGMKSHTMHPGMNPNHGVGVPAGPQSGPVMGMPHQISHQQMPPHPQGFPNATSPYLNPEQNAVYQQYFQESQQGQY; this is encoded by the coding sequence ATGTCAGACATTGACGACGTTGAAGACTCTGGGTCGCGGACCAGTCAGTCCAAAGAGAGGAGAAAGATTGAGATAAAGTTCATCGAAAACAAGACCAGGCGTCATGTAACGTTTTCGAAGAGAAAGCAAGGTATCATGAAAAAGGCATTTGAGCTTTCTGTTCTGACGGGAACGCAGGTACTTCTGTTGGTTGTGTCTGAAACGGGGCTCGTTTATACTTTCAGCActccaaaatttgaaccCATCGTTACACAACAAGAGGGTCGAAATCTGATTCAAGCGTGTTTGAATGCGCCAGACGAAGACgaggaagaggaggaagacGATGAAAACAGAGAACATGCCGGTGAGGAGGATGAGGCGAGTATAAGCTCGGCAGTCAACGTCAACAATCCACAGGGCCTGCAAcatcaacagcagcagcagcagcagcagcaacaacagcaacagcaacagcaacagcagcacCCACAGCAGCAGCACCCACAGCAGCATccacagcaacagcaacttCCCCAGCAGCAACAGGTTATGAATAACTCGTTGAAACCAGAGGGAATGAAGTCACATACAATGCATCCGGGGATGAATCCAAATCACGGCGTCGGTGTACCTGCCGGTCCTCAGTCAGGGCCTGTTATGGGAATGCCACACCAAATATCACATCAGCAAATGCCTCCCCACCCACAGGGATTCCCTAATGCAACTTCACCCTACTTGAATCCCGAGCAAAATGCCGTGTATCAACAATACTTCCAAGAATCTCAACAAGGGCAATATTAG